From a region of the Triticum aestivum cultivar Chinese Spring chromosome 7D, IWGSC CS RefSeq v2.1, whole genome shotgun sequence genome:
- the LOC123166212 gene encoding uncharacterized protein gives MPVTHQSARRGGVTARTRTRPAHARPRGCHMIFVRSQSKAQARAALRRAHQNLRARQAGTRSAAAVPVSPPPTNTRIALQTPPERQGGEAGRTEMVAMGADEEERPVHQGCMAGFLHLFDRPHVLSGKRRLCHHPRRLLSSSSSGSATPSEMSMPLDRATPLPSSPEMTPPAAPRPSLQLPPLDLKDRGGAAASWRLPRLSLDSRAVVDARGKLRQRDNIRTAAPPSPGVAGSPSVVARLMGLDALPHGAADEEDGQHAARGGELRRSASERVPRDPARFRFVDPSFFEKPALLPQRPSSPTAEAALAQRQSPDPAFHRAAALQRRSSHFDAREVFPEPAKRVDPSAGRGEIALCGEIDRRLRKRGIAEPARDLETLKQILEALQLKGLLRHSTPPPPLSVRNHPPPIVVMRPSSRPPQPPTSPTRRLRVQVDNARRPRSPDRAASPARSPASPARRGPQSPQRLVSPDKRHQPLKKPSNADLPSIRPRIARHAAHHLSPDDDASTIFSDGGSSSSVSASASASSRWDLEQRQRARLVDDPRTDRGLLERCDKLLSSIEAFTGAGDAAGDQQPSPVSVLDAATFLADEDSPSSSGSKRGMGRRAPSPRPAFSLSFPEDDDEVVPEAWLVGPEASDPDFAYVAEVVCLSDRMRSPNDVYRTVEKRRRRGEDTWQHRRLLCGAAAEALDRWRCAHPSEPVAWLRGEDLLRHVWAEVQCAMEPAAVADDLNDQTSEAILRDLAADRRWSPSAEAADTVLQIERLLFKDLVADAICELAEADRLRLPRRKLVF, from the exons GCGAGGCAGGCAGGCACCCGGAGCGCCGCCGCAGTCCCAGTCTCACCCCCACCCACCAACACACGCATCGCTCTTCAGACCCCGCCGGAGAGGCAGGGAGGCGAAGCGGGACGGACGGAGATGGTTGCCATGGGCGCGGACGAGGAGGAGCGGCCCGTGCACCAGGGCTGCATGGCCGGCTTCCTCCACCTCTTCGACCGCCCGCACGTCCTCTCCGGcaagcgccgcctctgccaccacccccgccgcctcctctcctcctcctccagc GGGTCGGCGACGCCGTCGGAGATGTCGATGCCGCTGGACAGGGCGACGCCGCTGCCGTCTTCGCCCGAGATGACGCCGCCCGCGGCGCCGAGGCCGTCGCTCCAGCTCCCGCCGCTGGACCTGAAGGACAGGGGTGGCGCGGCCGCGTCCTGGAGGCTGCCGCGCCTGTCGCTCGACAGCCGCGCGGTGGTCGACGCCAGGGGGAAGCTCCGGCAGCGGGACAACATCAGAACGGCGGCGCCACCGTCCCCTGGCGTGGCGGGCTCGCCCAGCGTTGTCGCGCGGCTCATGGGTCTCGACGCGCTGCCGCACGGTGCCGCGGATGAGGAGGACGGCCAGCACGCGGCTCGGGGTGGCGAGCTCAGGCGGTCCGCGTCCGAGCGAGTGCCGCGCGACCCGGCCCGCTTCCGGTTCGTCGACCCGTCTTTCTTCGAGAAGCCGGCGCTGCTTCCGCAGAGGCCGTCGTCCCCGACGGCAGAGGCGGCGCTGGCACAGCGGCAGTCGCCGGATCCGGCTTTCCACAGGGCGGCGGCGCTGCAGAGGCGCAGCAGCCACTTCGACGCGCGCGAGGTGTTCCCTGAGCCGGCGAAGCGCGTCGACCCGAGCGCCGGGCGCGGCGAGATCGCGCTCTGCGGCGAGATCGACCGGCGCCTCCGCAAGCGTGGCATCGCCGAGCCGGCCAGAGATCTCGAGACGCTCAAGCAAATCCTGGAAGCCCTCCAGCTCAAAGGCCTCCTCCGCCACAGCACGCCACCGCCGCCATTGTCCGTGCGCAACCATCCGCCTCCCATCGTCGTCATGCGCCCGTCCTCCCGGCCGCCGCAGCCTCCAACTTCGCCCACGAGGCGATTACGTGTCCAAGTCGACAATGCCCGCCGCCCGCGTTCTCCTGACCGGGCGGCGTCCCCCGcacggagcccggcctccccggcGCGACGCGGCCCGCAGTCCCCTCAGCGCCTCGTCTCTCCGGACAAGCGCCACCAGCCCCTCAAGAAACCGAGCAACGCTGATCTCCCAAGCATCCGCCCCCGCATTGCCCGCCACGCTGCTCATCATCTATCTCCCGACGACGACGCGTCGACCATCTTCTCGGACGGCGGCAGCAGTAGCTCTGTCAGtgccagcgccagcgcctcctCCCGCTGGGACCTCGAG CAGCGGCAGCGGGCACGTCTGGTGGACGACCCGAGAACGGACCGCGGCCTGCTGGAGCGCTGCGACAAGCTGCTGAGCAGCATCGAGGCGTTCACCGGCGCCGGCGACGCGGCCGGCGACCAGCAGCCGAGCCCGGTGTCGGTGCTCGACGCGGCGACGTTCCTCGCCGACGAGGACTCGCCGTCGTCGTCGGGGTCGAAGCGGGGGATGGGCCGGAGAGCCCCGAGCCCCCGGCCGGCATTCTCTCTGTCCTttcccgaggacgacgacgaggtggTCCCCGAAGCGTGGCTGGTTGGACCGGAGGCCAGTGACCCCGACTTCGCCTACGTGGCAGAAGTAGTCTGTTTGTCGGACCGGATGAGGAGCCCGAATGACGTGTACCGCACGGTGGAGAAGAGGCGCCGGCGTGGTGAGGACACGTGGCAGCACCGCAGGCTGCtctgcggcgcggcggcggaggctcTGGACCGGTGGCGGTGCGCCCACCCGTCGGAGCCCGTCGCGTGGCTCCGCGGCGAGGACCTCCTGCGCCACGTCTGGGCGGAGGTCCAGTGCGCCATGGAGCCGGCTGCGGTGGCCGACGATCTGAACGACCAAACTAGTGAAGCCATCCTGCGCGAcctggcggcggaccggcggtggtcGCCGAGCGCCGAGGCGGCGGACACGGTGCTGCAGATCGAGCGGCTGCTGTTCAAGGACCTGGTGGCCGACGCCATCTGTGAGCTCGCCGAGGCcgaccgcctccgcctcccgcgccggaAGCTGGTCTTCTGA